A region of Micropterus dolomieu isolate WLL.071019.BEF.003 ecotype Adirondacks linkage group LG01, ASM2129224v1, whole genome shotgun sequence DNA encodes the following proteins:
- the fastkd2 gene encoding FAST kinase domain-containing protein 2, mitochondrial isoform X1: MSVWMRFCSRRSLWQKRSFPVTASVKDTSVRSQHLAHTCGTGHSQTCLARSLVCSVRFYSQDRIHNEDLEEKELLSSPGTESSLPAEIQPDETVSMQRERRSPFVDHLRRCGSPTDVLDLTCQYSPTVRQVSNCLTHMWTTTKKMSEEQRHYELQLMFEHPAFDRLLQRAMKSVGHMRSEDMAYSLMGMVKLGVPQRSRVVQTFLRTCQERLNDFDEKGLSILASCLEHMEDSPNVAALKAGMRLVVEARLPGIKNVMPLQTMMRLLGKDVPLHLKLKLEGKALSMTDQFSLPNTQYMISTMATMGFYSKPLLDVCSKKIRENLHGIPFNRLFTVLQSCRDLHYRDLDLLTDISDYIASMIDIWTNKQLILFLSVLENLIFSPTALMEVFAEKVIANPDALTLKDLLCVLKVYSSLNYDLQDRRQQFLESLCQALNSYLPKMSGFELLKVVYYLCLLGHFPSALLEQLLQANTLEQFNTTAPKFLHSQVKMFQTVNICLRLDRHLLSRTLTVPRSLLGDLGRSSPSFNPWLSQGLQRLVGEQTDTMLQEMVEVEDFYLIDGVITTPLPNQTSVTEASSCAGEECSPAGSSQRIAVICAPLSGFCYGTSNPRGPLAVKTRHLKILGYNPILVTEQELRSVSEEEKTEFLRGRIFPGHRRSDTQPKIELLGS, from the exons ATGTCTGTCTGGATGCGCTTTTGTAGCCGCAGGTCTCTATGGCAGAAACGCAGTTTCCCGGTGACAGCATCAGTCAAAGACACATCTGTCCGAAGTCAACATTTAGCACACACTTGTGGCACCGGGCATAGTCAGACATGCCTGGCTAGGAGTCTTGTGTGTTCAGTGCGGTTTTACTCACAGGATAGGATTCACAATGAGGACTTGGAAGAGAAGGAGCTTCTCTCCTCTCCAGGGACAGAGTCTTCGCTACCTGCTGAAATCCAACCTGACGAGACAGTCTcgatgcagagagagaggaggtccCCTTTTGTGGACCATCTGCGGCGCTGTGGCTCCCCAACAGACGTGCTAGACCTTACCTGTCAATACTCACCCACAGTTCGACAGGTCAGCAACTGCCTGACCCACATGTGGACCACCACTAAGAAGATGTCGGAGGAGCAGAGACACTATGAGCTGCAGCTGATGTTTGAGCATCCTGCATTTGACAGGCTACTGCAAAGGGCCATGAAGAGTGTGGGGCACATGCGCAGCGAGGACATGGCTTATTCTCTCATGGGTATGGTCAAACTAGGTGTTCCCCAACGTAGCCGTGTGGTCCAGACTTTCCTCCGAACCTGCCAG GAGAGACTGAATGACTTTGATGAGAAGGGCCTGTCAATCTTGGCCTCCTGTCTGGAACATATGGAGGACAGCCCCAATGTGGCTGCACTTAAGGCGGGCATGAG GCTGGTCGTTGAGGCTCGTCTTCCCGGGATCAAGAATGTAATGCCTCTCCAGACCATGATGCGTCTGTTGGGGAAAGATGTCCCACTGCACCTTAAACTGAAGCTAGAG GGTAAGGCTTTATCAATGACAGACCAGTTCAGCCTTCCCAATACCCAGTATATGATCTCCACCATGGCCACAATGGGCTTCTACTCCAAACCACTGCTGGACGTCTGCAGTAAGAAGATCAGAG AAAACCTGCATGGAATTCCTTTCAACAGATTGTTTACAGTTCTGCAGTCCTGTAGGGATCTGCACTACAGAGACTTAGATCTGCTCACTGACATTTCGGACTACATTGCTTCTATGATAGACATATGGACCAACAAACAG TTGATCCTCTTCCTATCTGTGTTGGAGAACCTCATTTTCTCACCCACCGCCTTAATGGAAGTATTTGCTGAGAAGGTTATCGCCAATCCAGACGCCCTGACGCTTAAAGACCTCCTCTGTGTCCTCAAGGTTTACTCCTCTCTTAACTATGATCTGCAGGACCGGAGACAACA GTTCCTGGAAAGTCTCTGCCAGGCTCTGAACTCCTATCTACCCAAGATGTCCGGGTTTGAGTTGTTAAAGGTTGTATACTATCTGTGTCTGCTGGGCCACTTCCCCTCTGCTTTACTGGAGCAACTCCTGCAGGCCAATACCCTGGAGCAGTTTAATACTACAg CACCCAAGTTTCTCCATAGCCAGGTGAAAATGTTTCAGACAGTGAACATATGCCTCCGTCTTGACCGTCATCTGCTCTCTCGGACCCTGACTGTCCCCCGATCTCTCCTGGGAGACCTCGGCCGCAGCAGTCCATCATTCAACCCGTGGCTCTCACAGGGCCTGCAGAGACTGGtgggggaacagacagacacaatgctacaggagatggtggaggtggaggactTCTACCTCATAG ATGGTGTGATAACCACACCTCTGCCGAACCAAACCTCTGTGACTGAAGCGAGTAGTTGTGCAGGAGAAGAGTGTTCTCCAGCAGGGAGCAGTCAAAG AATTGCAGTAATTTGCGCACCACTCTCTGGTTTTTGCTATGGTACGTCCAATCCCCGTGGTCCTTTGGCTGTGAAGACTCGCCATCTGAAGATCCTGGGATATAACCCCATCTTG GTTACTGAGCAGGAGCTGCGGTCTGTGTCTGAAGAAGAGAAGACAGAGTTTCTCAGGGGACGGATTTTTCCAGGACACCGCAGATCAGACACGCAACCTAAAATTGAGCTCCTGGGATCTTGA
- the fastkd2 gene encoding FAST kinase domain-containing protein 2, mitochondrial isoform X2 yields the protein MQRERRSPFVDHLRRCGSPTDVLDLTCQYSPTVRQVSNCLTHMWTTTKKMSEEQRHYELQLMFEHPAFDRLLQRAMKSVGHMRSEDMAYSLMGMVKLGVPQRSRVVQTFLRTCQERLNDFDEKGLSILASCLEHMEDSPNVAALKAGMRLVVEARLPGIKNVMPLQTMMRLLGKDVPLHLKLKLEGKALSMTDQFSLPNTQYMISTMATMGFYSKPLLDVCSKKIRENLHGIPFNRLFTVLQSCRDLHYRDLDLLTDISDYIASMIDIWTNKQLILFLSVLENLIFSPTALMEVFAEKVIANPDALTLKDLLCVLKVYSSLNYDLQDRRQQFLESLCQALNSYLPKMSGFELLKVVYYLCLLGHFPSALLEQLLQANTLEQFNTTAPKFLHSQVKMFQTVNICLRLDRHLLSRTLTVPRSLLGDLGRSSPSFNPWLSQGLQRLVGEQTDTMLQEMVEVEDFYLIDGVITTPLPNQTSVTEASSCAGEECSPAGSSQRIAVICAPLSGFCYGTSNPRGPLAVKTRHLKILGYNPILVTEQELRSVSEEEKTEFLRGRIFPGHRRSDTQPKIELLGS from the exons atgcagagagagaggaggtccCCTTTTGTGGACCATCTGCGGCGCTGTGGCTCCCCAACAGACGTGCTAGACCTTACCTGTCAATACTCACCCACAGTTCGACAGGTCAGCAACTGCCTGACCCACATGTGGACCACCACTAAGAAGATGTCGGAGGAGCAGAGACACTATGAGCTGCAGCTGATGTTTGAGCATCCTGCATTTGACAGGCTACTGCAAAGGGCCATGAAGAGTGTGGGGCACATGCGCAGCGAGGACATGGCTTATTCTCTCATGGGTATGGTCAAACTAGGTGTTCCCCAACGTAGCCGTGTGGTCCAGACTTTCCTCCGAACCTGCCAG GAGAGACTGAATGACTTTGATGAGAAGGGCCTGTCAATCTTGGCCTCCTGTCTGGAACATATGGAGGACAGCCCCAATGTGGCTGCACTTAAGGCGGGCATGAG GCTGGTCGTTGAGGCTCGTCTTCCCGGGATCAAGAATGTAATGCCTCTCCAGACCATGATGCGTCTGTTGGGGAAAGATGTCCCACTGCACCTTAAACTGAAGCTAGAG GGTAAGGCTTTATCAATGACAGACCAGTTCAGCCTTCCCAATACCCAGTATATGATCTCCACCATGGCCACAATGGGCTTCTACTCCAAACCACTGCTGGACGTCTGCAGTAAGAAGATCAGAG AAAACCTGCATGGAATTCCTTTCAACAGATTGTTTACAGTTCTGCAGTCCTGTAGGGATCTGCACTACAGAGACTTAGATCTGCTCACTGACATTTCGGACTACATTGCTTCTATGATAGACATATGGACCAACAAACAG TTGATCCTCTTCCTATCTGTGTTGGAGAACCTCATTTTCTCACCCACCGCCTTAATGGAAGTATTTGCTGAGAAGGTTATCGCCAATCCAGACGCCCTGACGCTTAAAGACCTCCTCTGTGTCCTCAAGGTTTACTCCTCTCTTAACTATGATCTGCAGGACCGGAGACAACA GTTCCTGGAAAGTCTCTGCCAGGCTCTGAACTCCTATCTACCCAAGATGTCCGGGTTTGAGTTGTTAAAGGTTGTATACTATCTGTGTCTGCTGGGCCACTTCCCCTCTGCTTTACTGGAGCAACTCCTGCAGGCCAATACCCTGGAGCAGTTTAATACTACAg CACCCAAGTTTCTCCATAGCCAGGTGAAAATGTTTCAGACAGTGAACATATGCCTCCGTCTTGACCGTCATCTGCTCTCTCGGACCCTGACTGTCCCCCGATCTCTCCTGGGAGACCTCGGCCGCAGCAGTCCATCATTCAACCCGTGGCTCTCACAGGGCCTGCAGAGACTGGtgggggaacagacagacacaatgctacaggagatggtggaggtggaggactTCTACCTCATAG ATGGTGTGATAACCACACCTCTGCCGAACCAAACCTCTGTGACTGAAGCGAGTAGTTGTGCAGGAGAAGAGTGTTCTCCAGCAGGGAGCAGTCAAAG AATTGCAGTAATTTGCGCACCACTCTCTGGTTTTTGCTATGGTACGTCCAATCCCCGTGGTCCTTTGGCTGTGAAGACTCGCCATCTGAAGATCCTGGGATATAACCCCATCTTG GTTACTGAGCAGGAGCTGCGGTCTGTGTCTGAAGAAGAGAAGACAGAGTTTCTCAGGGGACGGATTTTTCCAGGACACCGCAGATCAGACACGCAACCTAAAATTGAGCTCCTGGGATCTTGA
- the si:dkey-1h24.6 gene encoding cytotoxic T-lymphocyte protein 4, with protein sequence MSACLVFTILMGYRLSHAAESQNICAGNDTLETFNVSAGGNVAVPCPQLTGEHLKFNLLKQQKVIYTHSSHKNNVSKSDSPYTREDVEMHENKDNKSFRLTGVNNSHHGIYRCEGTVMYPPPLVKAYGSRILVLVEGHQGIDCKNCNVPETVQLSVSLWIWIVVGGLIIYSITVTVIAIISLVKLRRTDSQSDYMNTKPRAPRGHNKKRGAGTHIGLPRHF encoded by the exons ATGAGTGCTTGCTTAGTGTTCACGATCCTTATGGGCTACAGATTATCTCATGCTGCCGAGTCTCAAAACATCTGCGCCGGCAACG ACACGCTGGAAACTTTCAACGTATCTGCTGGAGGCAATGTGGCCGTGCCATGCCCACAGCTGACTGGTGAACACCTGAAATTTAACCTCCTAAAGCAGCAAAAAGTAATTTACACCCATTCAagccacaaaaacaatgtatcaAAAAGTGATTCACCATACACCAGGGAGGACGTGGAAATGCATGAAAACAAAGATAATAAATCGTTCAGGCTCACTGGAGTGAACAACAGTCACCATGGTATCTACAGATGTGAGGGCACGGTCATGTACCCTCCTCCTCTTGTAAAAGCATATGGTTCAAGGATCCTGGTACTTGTAGAAG GACACCAAGGCATTGACTGCAAAAACTGCAATGTTCCTGAAACAGTTCAGCTTAGTGTATCTCTCTGGATTTGGATTGTGGTGGGTGGTCTCATCATCTACAGCATAACTGTCACAGTTATCGCCATCATCAGCTTG GTCAAACTGAGGAGGACAGATTCCCAGAGTGACTACATGAACACCAAACCCAGAGCACCCAGGGGCCACAACAAGAAAAGAGGGGCTGGAACCCATATAGGCCTACCACGACACTTCTGA